The following are encoded together in the Phaeobacter porticola genome:
- a CDS encoding ATP-binding cassette domain-containing protein codes for MNTAKELRASGATPLVEMKDISISFGGIKAVDHVSVDLYPGEVVGLLGHNGAGKSTLIKVLSGAYQMDVGEIRVNGDKVEITNPRDARSHNIETIYQTLALADNLDAASNLFLGRELVTPFGLVDDSAMEAECRKIMNRLNPNFQKFSEPVSALSGGQRQSVAIARAVYFNAKILIMDEPTAALGPHETQMVAELIQQLKAQGIGIFLIDHDVNAVMELCDRASVMKNGQLVGTVEIEDVTDDDLLSMIILGKRPGEAAA; via the coding sequence ATGAACACTGCAAAAGAGCTGCGCGCCTCGGGCGCTACCCCGCTTGTCGAAATGAAGGATATCTCGATCTCCTTTGGCGGCATCAAGGCTGTGGACCATGTCAGCGTCGACCTATACCCGGGTGAAGTCGTCGGGCTGCTCGGCCATAATGGCGCTGGAAAATCCACCTTAATCAAGGTTCTGTCCGGCGCCTACCAGATGGACGTTGGTGAAATCCGGGTCAATGGCGACAAGGTCGAGATTACCAATCCGCGGGATGCGCGAAGCCACAACATCGAAACCATCTATCAGACCTTGGCGTTGGCAGACAATCTGGATGCGGCATCAAACTTGTTTCTGGGCCGTGAGCTGGTGACACCGTTCGGTCTTGTAGACGACTCCGCGATGGAGGCCGAATGCCGCAAGATCATGAACCGTCTGAACCCTAACTTTCAGAAGTTCTCAGAGCCAGTGTCTGCTTTGTCAGGCGGGCAGCGTCAATCGGTAGCCATCGCACGGGCGGTCTATTTCAACGCCAAGATCTTGATTATGGACGAGCCGACTGCAGCACTGGGACCGCATGAGACGCAAATGGTTGCAGAGCTAATCCAACAGCTAAAAGCGCAGGGGATTGGCATCTTTTTGATCGACCATGATGTGAATGCGGTGATGGAGCTGTGCGACCGGGCCTCTGTCATGAAGAATGGCCAGCTGGTCGGTACCGTCGAGATTGAAGATGTGACCGATGATGATTTGTTGAGCATGATTATCCTCGGCAAACGCCCGGGCGAAGCGGCAGCCTGA
- a CDS encoding MerR family transcriptional regulator → MLTIGTLGKRTGTKVQTIRYYEQIGLMPEVGRTAGGQRRYDESELDRLSFIRHARQLGFGLEAIRELLDLTDHPGQSCSHADSIAQRQLKDVADRIVRLEALQTELQRMVADCAGGTVAECRVLEVLRDHSECLTNHQEIGA, encoded by the coding sequence ATGCTGACGATTGGGACATTGGGAAAACGGACTGGTACCAAGGTACAGACCATCCGCTACTATGAGCAGATTGGCCTGATGCCAGAGGTTGGGCGCACGGCTGGCGGGCAGCGCCGCTATGATGAGAGCGAATTGGACAGACTGTCGTTTATTCGGCATGCAAGGCAGCTTGGGTTTGGACTGGAGGCTATCCGCGAGCTTCTGGATCTGACAGATCATCCGGGTCAGTCTTGCTCACATGCGGATTCTATCGCGCAGCGTCAGCTTAAGGACGTCGCGGATCGGATCGTCCGGCTTGAAGCGTTGCAAACCGAATTGCAACGGATGGTTGCTGATTGTGCAGGCGGCACAGTTGCTGAATGCCGGGTACTGGAGGTGCTGCGCGATCATTCGGAGTGTCTGACCAATCATCAGGAAATTGGCGCATGA
- a CDS encoding type II toxin-antitoxin system RelE/ParE family toxin, translated as MIYQVDRAEAIDGDLEAIFDFLFDAALRFGEDRETAFYRAAARLNEIDTAMEALGKAPHQGSLRADIATGLRSVTKGRAIFYFDLDDAAQRLRVLAVFFGGQDHQRRMLLRALKPDQDLTTP; from the coding sequence ATGATCTACCAAGTTGATCGTGCTGAAGCGATCGATGGTGATCTGGAGGCGATATTCGATTTTCTATTCGATGCGGCACTCCGTTTTGGCGAGGATAGAGAGACTGCGTTTTACCGCGCCGCTGCACGCCTAAACGAAATTGACACTGCAATGGAGGCGCTTGGCAAAGCGCCTCACCAGGGTTCCCTACGCGCCGACATCGCCACCGGTCTTCGCAGTGTCACCAAAGGTCGGGCAATTTTCTACTTTGATCTAGACGATGCGGCGCAACGCCTGCGTGTACTGGCTGTATTCTTTGGCGGGCAGGATCATCAGCGAAGAATGCTGTTACGCGCGCTCAAGCCTGATCAAGATTTGACAACCCCCTGA
- a CDS encoding ribbon-helix-helix domain-containing protein: protein MSVKASISLTDAQDDFARTLVAEGRYASLSAVLQQGLELLREETDARAADTAALRALIADRRAGDFVSAAEGPNRTADLLAKKRAEHDLPS from the coding sequence ATGAGCGTCAAAGCCTCGATTTCCTTGACCGATGCACAGGATGATTTTGCCCGCACGCTGGTAGCCGAAGGCCGGTATGCAAGCCTCAGTGCTGTACTCCAACAAGGATTGGAATTATTGCGCGAAGAGACTGATGCACGCGCAGCTGACACGGCCGCCCTGCGCGCATTGATCGCGGATCGACGTGCAGGTGATTTTGTCAGCGCCGCTGAGGGCCCAAATCGGACAGCCGATCTATTGGCCAAAAAACGAGCGGAACATGATCTACCAAGTTGA
- a CDS encoding tryptophan-rich sensory protein: MKKPLLAYLTLALAVAFAAAPLITQPFTGYTADQLPYPQQNPVIQPIGATFSIWGVIYLWLIVGSGFGAIKAPERPVWHAMRKPLSISLALGVFWLWAANTSPILATVMIIAMAVTAISATHRADGHLRIWKRGPVGLYAGWLTAASAVSVSVVAPGYGLVNAQLAGILCLIAALAVALMVQSRSPTAWTYTIAICWALGGIIINQWGSGNWVILALAGFGWILLALRGAFGAGLINTTQ; the protein is encoded by the coding sequence ATGAAGAAACCACTACTGGCCTACCTTACTCTAGCGCTTGCCGTTGCGTTCGCCGCAGCGCCGCTGATCACGCAACCATTTACGGGTTATACGGCTGATCAACTGCCTTACCCGCAGCAAAATCCTGTAATCCAACCCATCGGGGCCACGTTTTCGATCTGGGGCGTGATCTATCTATGGCTGATTGTCGGGTCTGGGTTCGGTGCGATCAAGGCCCCAGAAAGACCAGTTTGGCACGCAATGCGCAAACCGCTTTCAATCAGCCTAGCATTGGGGGTCTTCTGGCTATGGGCCGCGAACACATCGCCAATCCTTGCCACCGTGATGATCATTGCCATGGCTGTGACCGCAATCTCAGCAACGCACCGCGCCGACGGGCATTTGCGGATCTGGAAGCGCGGGCCGGTTGGCCTGTATGCCGGCTGGCTAACTGCGGCCTCAGCTGTTTCGGTCAGCGTCGTGGCACCCGGCTACGGTCTGGTCAATGCACAGCTGGCCGGAATCCTCTGCCTTATTGCAGCGCTGGCGGTGGCCTTGATGGTCCAATCACGCAGCCCGACAGCCTGGACCTATACCATCGCCATTTGCTGGGCACTGGGTGGGATCATCATCAACCAATGGGGCAGCGGCAACTGGGTTATCCTGGCACTCGCAGGGTTTGGCTGGATCCTGCTTGCGCTGCGCGGCGCGTTTGGCGCCGGATTGATAAATACTACTCAGTAG
- a CDS encoding cisplatin damage response ATP-dependent DNA ligase, which produces MQAFADLLEQLAFTPSRNGKIAHLVSAFRTTPDPERGYALAALTGGLVLRNVTPSLLSGLVAEETDPELFRLSYDFVGDLAETVALIWPHSSLSATIKLSEAVDELATTAKTQLPALIAQRLTQMTPSQRYAYLKLATGGLRIGVSAKLARGALAQFGSVDVTEIEELWHGLTAPYLPLFGWLEGGDKPVNLAAAPFRPVMLSTATDLDGLASLAPADFIAEWKWDGIRVQAVNDNGTRRLYSRTGEDISASFPDVIDALNFDGTLDGELLVKRRDDVAPFGDLQKRLGRKKVGKAMLASHPAALRVYDLLIWNGEDMRSRSLCDRQTALHDCITALNEPRIDLSHQLRFDTWEDLAQLRANPPDSVIEGIMIKRRASAYIAGRKRGHWFKWKRDPMLVDAVLLYAQRGHGKRSGYYSDFTFGVWDGDKLVPVGKAYFGFTDAELRKLDRFVRNNTTDRFGPVRAVKPELVLEVAFEGLNKSSRHKSGLAMRFPRINRIRTDKPALEAGSLEELENFL; this is translated from the coding sequence ATGCAGGCTTTCGCTGATCTACTCGAACAACTTGCTTTTACCCCATCTAGAAATGGCAAAATCGCGCATCTGGTAAGCGCTTTTCGAACCACCCCCGACCCGGAACGTGGATATGCGCTTGCAGCGCTGACCGGGGGCCTCGTCCTGCGCAATGTGACACCGTCGTTGCTGAGCGGGCTGGTGGCCGAAGAAACCGACCCCGAACTGTTCCGCCTGTCCTATGATTTCGTCGGCGACCTCGCGGAAACCGTTGCTCTCATATGGCCGCATTCTAGCCTGTCCGCGACTATTAAGCTGAGCGAAGCTGTTGATGAACTAGCAACCACCGCAAAGACACAGCTTCCCGCACTTATCGCACAGCGGCTCACCCAAATGACGCCATCACAGCGCTACGCCTATCTTAAGCTTGCCACAGGCGGTTTGCGGATTGGCGTGTCAGCTAAACTTGCGCGCGGCGCCCTGGCGCAATTCGGCAGCGTCGATGTCACCGAGATTGAGGAGCTATGGCACGGACTGACGGCGCCCTATCTTCCCTTATTTGGCTGGCTCGAAGGTGGCGACAAACCTGTCAATCTTGCAGCTGCCCCATTCCGCCCGGTCATGTTATCAACAGCCACCGATCTTGACGGTCTGGCCAGCCTGGCACCTGCTGACTTTATCGCTGAATGGAAATGGGACGGTATTCGCGTGCAGGCCGTGAATGACAACGGTACTCGACGGCTCTACTCCCGCACCGGTGAAGATATCTCAGCCTCCTTTCCCGATGTGATCGATGCGTTGAATTTCGACGGTACGCTTGACGGAGAGTTGCTGGTCAAACGTCGCGATGATGTTGCTCCCTTCGGAGACCTGCAAAAACGCCTGGGCCGCAAGAAAGTCGGTAAAGCCATGTTGGCAAGCCATCCAGCCGCGCTGCGGGTCTATGATCTTCTGATTTGGAATGGCGAGGACATGCGCAGCCGGTCACTCTGCGACCGCCAAACCGCCCTGCACGATTGCATCACAGCACTGAATGAACCGCGCATTGACCTGTCCCACCAGCTGCGCTTCGACACATGGGAAGATCTGGCACAACTGCGCGCCAATCCGCCGGATAGTGTGATCGAAGGTATCATGATAAAGCGTCGCGCAAGCGCCTATATCGCTGGACGTAAACGAGGGCACTGGTTCAAATGGAAACGCGACCCGATGCTGGTAGACGCGGTTTTGCTGTATGCACAGCGCGGGCACGGCAAGCGTTCGGGCTACTATTCTGATTTCACCTTCGGTGTGTGGGACGGCGATAAACTGGTCCCAGTGGGCAAGGCCTATTTCGGGTTCACGGATGCAGAGCTGAGAAAACTGGATCGTTTTGTACGCAACAACACCACAGATCGGTTTGGCCCGGTGCGCGCTGTCAAACCCGAGCTGGTGCTCGAAGTTGCTTTTGAAGGCCTGAATAAATCCAGCCGCCACAAAAGTGGATTGGCCATGCGATTTCCACGGATCAATCGCATAAGAACCGATAAACCAGCGTTAGAAGCGGGATCGCTGGAGGAGTTGGAAAACTTCCTTTAA
- a CDS encoding ligase-associated DNA damage response exonuclease has product MSAPRLPEELLHPQPAGLYCPAGDFYIDPVRPVARAMITHGHADHARAGHGTVWASPQTLDIMAIRYGESFCDTRIPVQDSTMVSGIKTCFTPAGHVLGSCQITVDDGDTAITVSGDYARVDNPACAPFQLAPCDVFVTEATFGLPVFNHPSPRAEINKLLRSVAAQPERCHLVGAYALGKAQRVIALLRQAGWDQPIYIHGALQRLCDYHIEQGVDLGDLRPATTKDGKAAFKGQIILGPPSAFAATWAQRFPEPVICFASGWMQVRARARQRGVELPLILSDHVDWSDLTRTIQELAPTQVWVTHGREDALVRWCELNQIAARPLRLVGYEEEAD; this is encoded by the coding sequence GTGTCAGCGCCCCGCCTGCCAGAAGAGTTGCTGCATCCGCAGCCCGCAGGGCTGTACTGTCCGGCGGGCGATTTCTACATAGATCCGGTGCGCCCGGTAGCACGCGCGATGATCACACACGGGCACGCAGATCACGCCAGAGCAGGTCATGGCACCGTCTGGGCCAGCCCACAAACTCTGGACATCATGGCGATCCGCTACGGCGAGTCATTCTGCGACACCCGCATCCCGGTGCAAGACAGCACCATGGTTTCTGGCATAAAGACCTGCTTCACACCCGCTGGCCACGTGCTGGGCTCGTGCCAAATCACGGTGGATGATGGCGATACAGCCATCACAGTATCTGGTGACTATGCCCGCGTCGACAATCCGGCCTGCGCGCCGTTCCAGCTTGCCCCCTGTGACGTCTTTGTGACCGAAGCAACCTTTGGCCTGCCCGTCTTCAACCACCCCTCGCCCCGCGCTGAGATCAACAAACTCCTGCGCTCCGTCGCCGCCCAGCCAGAGCGGTGTCATCTCGTTGGAGCTTATGCCCTGGGCAAAGCACAACGGGTGATCGCCTTGCTCAGACAAGCAGGATGGGATCAGCCAATCTATATCCATGGGGCTTTGCAACGACTATGCGACTACCACATCGAACAGGGGGTTGATCTTGGCGACTTGCGCCCCGCCACCACCAAGGACGGCAAAGCCGCCTTTAAGGGGCAGATCATTCTTGGCCCGCCGTCAGCCTTTGCCGCGACTTGGGCGCAGCGGTTTCCCGAACCCGTGATCTGCTTCGCAAGCGGCTGGATGCAGGTTCGTGCCCGCGCCCGCCAGCGCGGAGTTGAACTGCCGCTGATCCTGAGCGACCATGTGGATTGGTCGGACCTAACCAGGACCATCCAAGAGTTGGCGCCAACACAGGTCTGGGTCACCCATGGCCGCGAGGATGCATTAGTTCGTTGGTGTGAGTTGAACCAGATTGCCGCCCGCCCCCTACGATTGGTTGGCTATGAAGAGGAGGCCGATTGA
- a CDS encoding MATE family efflux transporter, producing the protein MARIDLTQGPVWRALATVSAPMSLGILGVLSVGLADAYFLGQLGEAPLAAVGFIYPVTTAVTSLSIGLSAGANAAISQSVGRGDSEAETNRLAVHAILLGVVIALLVALMFHLGAGALFSLMGAKDDVLKEAQSYAPFWALSFPFLVGMALLNAVFRAHGDGATAAVIMLIAALLNIALDPILIYGLGPIPEMSTAGAALATALARIFTLVVAFIYALRVGAISRPKILLDGIGSSVCEVIRVGLPAAFSNAINPAGMAMVTAAAATLGDTVVAGLGAAQRVQSVALVPLLALSAGIGPVVGQNWGADQNGRARIAVLRSWQFCLCYGLAAAVVLTIFAPQISGFIASDVAAADRAAQYLRIVSWSFLGYGVLVTANAAMNARSKAVWSMGLSLARIFVVYVPLAWLGVWMFGYPGILGAAIAANFAALPGAYFAGRKTGLVGE; encoded by the coding sequence GTGGCGCGGATTGATTTGACGCAGGGACCAGTCTGGCGTGCACTTGCAACTGTATCGGCCCCTATGTCGCTTGGCATTTTGGGGGTGCTGAGCGTCGGGTTAGCGGATGCGTATTTCCTTGGTCAATTGGGAGAGGCGCCTCTTGCAGCTGTGGGGTTCATTTATCCCGTAACAACCGCGGTGACATCGCTGTCAATCGGGCTTTCGGCCGGGGCCAATGCGGCGATTTCCCAGAGCGTCGGTCGCGGTGACAGCGAAGCAGAAACAAACCGTCTGGCTGTACATGCAATCTTGCTTGGAGTAGTGATCGCGTTGTTGGTCGCGCTGATGTTTCACCTCGGCGCAGGGGCATTGTTTTCGCTGATGGGCGCCAAGGATGATGTTCTGAAGGAGGCACAATCCTATGCGCCGTTCTGGGCGCTTTCCTTTCCCTTTTTGGTTGGTATGGCCCTGCTGAATGCGGTGTTTCGCGCGCATGGTGACGGTGCAACCGCAGCCGTAATTATGCTAATCGCTGCGCTTCTCAATATCGCCCTGGATCCCATTCTTATATACGGGCTTGGTCCGATACCTGAGATGTCGACTGCCGGGGCTGCGCTGGCGACTGCATTGGCACGTATCTTCACTCTTGTGGTAGCGTTCATCTACGCGTTGCGCGTCGGAGCGATCAGCCGGCCCAAGATATTACTTGATGGGATCGGCAGCTCCGTCTGCGAGGTGATCCGTGTTGGCTTGCCTGCGGCATTTTCCAACGCGATCAACCCGGCCGGCATGGCGATGGTGACCGCGGCTGCGGCCACATTGGGAGACACCGTCGTGGCCGGGCTTGGTGCCGCGCAGCGTGTGCAATCGGTTGCTCTGGTGCCTCTGTTGGCTTTGTCAGCTGGAATAGGGCCAGTGGTGGGGCAGAATTGGGGAGCGGATCAAAACGGACGCGCCCGTATTGCGGTGTTGCGATCCTGGCAATTCTGCTTGTGCTACGGTCTTGCTGCAGCGGTAGTATTGACCATATTTGCACCACAGATTTCTGGGTTCATCGCCTCTGATGTTGCCGCTGCTGACAGGGCAGCACAGTATCTGCGCATCGTCAGTTGGAGCTTTCTAGGCTACGGCGTCCTAGTGACTGCGAATGCTGCTATGAATGCACGTTCGAAGGCGGTCTGGTCCATGGGGTTGAGCCTGGCGCGGATCTTTGTCGTCTACGTCCCATTGGCCTGGCTGGGGGTTTGGATGTTTGGCTATCCGGGCATCCTTGGGGCTGCTATTGCGGCCAATTTTGCTGCCCTGCCCGGTGCCTATTTCGCGGGCCGCAAAACTGGGTTGGTCGGGGAATGA
- a CDS encoding NAD-dependent succinate-semialdehyde dehydrogenase, with the protein MSDTVTTVNPTTGETLNSYPILSNDAVEDAVQSCHKAFLVWRQTPVEERSEIIKSIGTALRERKEELAELMTDEMGKLLTQSHQEIDLCAAICDYSAGEAPKAFAPEERNIEGGKTGHIYYSPLGIVYGIQPWNFPAYQVVRFSIASLIAGNGVLLKHASNVTGSGQLLQEIYESADLPKGLFQALVISHDQSDNLIGHDLVRGVTLTGSDGAGRKVGAKAAEAVKKTVLELGSNDAYIVLEDADIEAAVQTCVSGRTYNNGETCIAAKRFVVVDAIYDTFRDAFVKAMRNLKPGDPTGDEADIGPMAREDLREELHQQVEDSVGAGAKILCGGEIPIGDGFFYPATVLDNVTPGQPAYDDELFGPVAALIRAKDADDAMRIANDSRFGLGGGIMTTDTDKAIALARDHFDTGMVFINGFGLAIPNMPFGGVKDSGYGREHGGFGMKEFVNVKSIMVMS; encoded by the coding sequence ATGTCTGATACCGTCACCACAGTGAACCCAACCACAGGTGAAACTCTGAACAGCTACCCAATTCTGAGCAACGACGCTGTAGAAGATGCTGTACAAAGCTGCCACAAGGCCTTTCTGGTCTGGCGCCAGACCCCGGTAGAAGAGCGGTCCGAGATTATCAAATCAATCGGAACAGCCCTGCGCGAGCGAAAGGAAGAGCTTGCGGAACTGATGACCGATGAAATGGGCAAGCTCTTGACCCAAAGCCATCAGGAAATCGACCTGTGCGCCGCAATCTGCGACTACAGTGCCGGGGAAGCGCCAAAGGCATTTGCCCCTGAGGAGCGTAATATCGAAGGCGGCAAGACGGGGCATATCTACTACTCGCCCTTGGGTATTGTCTACGGCATTCAACCATGGAACTTTCCGGCCTATCAGGTTGTGCGCTTTTCTATCGCCAGCCTAATCGCGGGCAACGGGGTGCTGCTGAAACATGCCTCCAACGTGACAGGCTCCGGCCAGCTGCTACAAGAAATCTACGAATCCGCAGATCTGCCCAAGGGGCTGTTTCAGGCTCTGGTAATCTCGCATGATCAATCAGACAATCTGATCGGCCACGATCTTGTACGCGGCGTAACGTTGACCGGCAGTGACGGCGCTGGCCGCAAGGTCGGTGCCAAGGCTGCCGAAGCGGTCAAGAAAACCGTTTTGGAGCTGGGCTCGAACGATGCATACATCGTCTTAGAGGACGCCGATATCGAGGCCGCCGTTCAAACCTGCGTCAGCGGGCGGACCTACAATAACGGTGAAACCTGCATTGCAGCCAAACGCTTTGTTGTAGTCGATGCGATCTACGATACGTTCCGCGATGCCTTCGTAAAGGCGATGAGAAATCTGAAACCCGGCGACCCTACAGGAGATGAGGCTGACATTGGACCCATGGCCCGAGAAGATCTGCGCGAAGAGTTACATCAGCAGGTAGAAGACAGCGTCGGGGCTGGTGCCAAAATTCTCTGCGGTGGCGAAATACCCATCGGCGACGGCTTCTTCTACCCCGCCACTGTCCTGGACAACGTTACCCCCGGCCAGCCCGCCTACGATGACGAGCTGTTCGGTCCAGTCGCCGCGCTGATCCGTGCCAAGGATGCCGATGATGCGATGCGTATCGCCAATGACAGCCGTTTTGGCCTCGGCGGTGGCATTATGACAACAGATACTGACAAGGCAATCGCGCTGGCGCGCGACCATTTCGACACTGGCATGGTCTTTATCAACGGTTTTGGCTTGGCGATCCCCAACATGCCCTTCGGTGGTGTCAAGGATTCTGGCTATGGGCGTGAGCATGGTGGATTTGGCATGAAAGAGTTCGTGAACGTGAAATCGATCATGGTGATGAGCTAG
- a CDS encoding putative DNA modification/repair radical SAM protein, with amino-acid sequence MTKQTLDQKLAILSDAAKYDASCASSGSIKRDSRDGKGLGSNEGTGICHAYAPDGRCISLLKILMTNFCIYDCTYCVNRVSSNVPRARFSVDEVVKLTIEFYRRNYIEGLFLSSGIIRSPDATMSDMVLIARKLRQEENFRGYIHLKTIPDATPELIAEAGLLADRLSINVEMPSDAAVREHAPEKDPSQIRKAMGDVRLRKEAANDKSHTGKRPPRFAPAGQSTQMIVGADGSNDAQVLGQSTRLYSSYKLKRVYYSAFSPIPDSSAKLPLISPPLQREHRLYQADWLLRFYDFQLDEITSVTPDGNLDLDIDPKLAWALAHREMFPFDVNRASREMLLRVPGFGVKTVTRILTTRRHRMLRYEDLIQMGASMKKARAFVVAGGWTPGTLTDSANLRARFAPPPEQLALF; translated from the coding sequence ATGACAAAGCAAACACTGGATCAGAAGCTCGCCATATTAAGCGATGCCGCTAAATACGACGCGTCCTGCGCATCGTCAGGGTCGATAAAACGTGACTCTCGCGATGGTAAGGGGCTTGGATCAAACGAAGGTACGGGTATCTGCCACGCCTATGCGCCCGATGGTCGCTGCATCAGTCTGCTGAAGATTCTGATGACGAATTTCTGTATCTATGACTGCACTTATTGTGTAAACCGAGTGTCGTCGAACGTACCACGTGCACGATTTTCCGTGGATGAGGTGGTGAAGTTGACCATCGAATTCTACCGGCGCAACTATATCGAAGGGCTGTTTCTCTCCTCTGGTATCATCCGCTCGCCGGATGCCACCATGTCGGATATGGTGCTGATCGCGCGCAAGTTGCGGCAGGAAGAGAATTTTCGCGGTTACATTCACCTCAAAACGATCCCGGATGCCACGCCTGAATTGATCGCTGAGGCAGGCCTGCTGGCGGATCGGCTGTCTATCAACGTCGAGATGCCAAGCGATGCAGCCGTGCGTGAACATGCGCCGGAGAAGGATCCAAGCCAGATCCGCAAGGCGATGGGTGATGTTCGTCTGCGCAAAGAGGCGGCAAACGATAAAAGCCATACGGGCAAACGCCCGCCGCGTTTTGCGCCGGCGGGTCAGTCGACTCAGATGATTGTGGGGGCGGACGGGTCAAACGATGCTCAGGTTCTGGGCCAGTCCACCCGGCTCTATTCCAGTTACAAACTAAAGCGGGTCTATTATTCTGCGTTTTCTCCGATACCGGACAGCTCTGCCAAACTGCCTCTGATTTCGCCCCCGCTGCAGAGAGAACACCGGCTGTATCAGGCAGATTGGTTGTTGCGGTTTTATGATTTCCAACTGGATGAGATCACATCGGTCACGCCAGATGGCAATCTGGACCTGGATATCGATCCGAAGTTGGCTTGGGCCTTGGCGCACCGTGAGATGTTTCCGTTCGATGTGAACAGAGCGAGCCGGGAAATGTTGCTGCGGGTGCCGGGGTTCGGGGTAAAGACCGTAACCCGGATCCTGACCACCCGACGGCACCGAATGCTGCGCTACGAGGACCTGATCCAGATGGGGGCTTCGATGAAAAAGGCGCGGGCATTTGTGGTGGCGGGCGGTTGGACACCCGGCACGCTGACCGATAGCGCCAATCTGCGTGCACGGTTTGCGCCGCCGCCGGAGCAGCTGGCATTATTCTAA